The region CTAGGAGTTGAAAATACCTTTATACTAGAGTATTGCAAATTGTTTGACAGCAAAAACTCTTTAAACAGACTCAGAAATTGACTATGAACATCCGTCAAATAAGTGTGAGGTATTTCTTCTACCCCTATTTCAAGTAAAAAATCTTTTAACATTCTCGCTCCCCGCCCCCTTTAAGACTCTCATATACCTACATCAAGCCTTTAATAAGGCTTTCCTGCCTCAGCACTATTACTGCTAAAGACTACTCTTCCCCTGAAAAAGAGAAAGTCCCCTTCAGAGGATTCTAAACTCATAACCCTGCTAAGCAAAATATAGTATCTTATATTATCAATATACCTAGAGCTATATTTCAAAACAAATCAACCAGAAACAATAAATTCCGATTTTCACCAGGTAAGTAGTTGAGGTTCTAAACTTTTTGCTTACTTACTCTGTTTTCAGATAGCGTTTGTTAGTTACGAAACTTGAATTACACCAAGTGTTTTGGATACCTGTTGAAAAGAGTATTCACCCGGTCTCAACAAAGATTGCGAGAGAAATGAGAGTAAACTATATCTGATTGTAAACTTTAGACTCTAAGGTGGTTAGGATATACTGAGCTCAACAAAAAGAGTATAATTGCTTTAAGAGGATAAACTAGTATACCTTTGAGAACCTTATTCTAGGATCAACAATAGCATAAAGAATATCTGCTATTAGGAGACTTACCAAGGTTAGAAAGGCAGATATAGCACTAAGTCCCATAACTATTGGGTAGTCTCTTGAAAACACAGCGTTGTAGAAGAGTTGACCTATACCAGGAAGTGAAAAAATCTTTTCTATTATGATACTACCAGCTATCAAGGAAGGTAAGACAGTGCTAAATATAGTTATAACTGGTATAAGTCCATTTCTCAGAACATAATGAACCTTGATAGTATTTTCTGAGATACCAAGAGTTCTTGCAAACTTTACATACTCTTGATTTGATGTCTCTATAGTTGAAGTTCTAACAATCTTTGCTACGAATGCTATTCCTGCATAGGATAGGACTATTACTGGTAGTGCTATGTGGTGCATAAGGTCAAAAAGTTTTTCCAAAAAATTCATTTCATCAAAGTTTATGGAGGTAAATCCACCTATTGGGAACAAGCCAAGGTTTATGCTGAGGACTAGTATAAGAATCAACGCAATCCAAGGCTCAAACAAGGAATATAGTCCGAACAATACGACACTTGAGAGCTTATCAAATAGTTTACCGCGGTAAATTCCTGCAAGCACACCAATTGTTACTCCGAAAATGAGAATTATGAGGTTTGATATAAGATTTATTGTTAAAGTAACAGGAAGTCTTTCAACTATGAGTTCTGAAACTCTCTTTCCGTATTGGAAAGAATTCCCAAAATCAAATGTCACAAAGTTTTTGAACCAAATTAAGTATCTCTCAAATATTGGTTTATCAAGACCGTACGCTCTCTTAAAGTTTTCATAAGCCTCAGGAGAAAGTTTACTGCTAAGTTCTCCCATCATTCCTCTTATAGGGTCACCCGGAGCTAAGTGAACGACTAAAAATATGACAATGGTTATGCCGATGAAGGTAGGAATTATAAGGAGTAATCTCCTGACTATATACCACAGCATAGATTATCTTCTGAGGTTTCTATACATGAATTTGTTTATATATTTGCTTAAACCAAAAGCAATACCTAGTCCAAGCATAACCATAGCGATAAAGAACAATAGGTAAGCAATCGGCCACGATATGCCTATATCTTTCATCATCATTGTATACTCAGACATACCACCTATACCAGCTATTAAGTTTAATGGTAACATAACAACATTGATAAGAGTAAGGTTTTTAATCAATATATTCATGTTATTATTAACAATACTTGCTCTTGCATCCATCATTTCAGATAGAATCATTGACAATATTCTAGCCTGCCTGTAGCACTGCCTGTTATCAATTATAAGATCCTTGAGTTTTTCAAAAGATTGTTTTTGAAAATTTATTTTGTCTCTGTATTCCTTCATTTTGACTAGAACTCCATGGTTTGAATTTAAGGCGTTGAGGTAGTAAACAAGACTTTCACTCAGACTGAACATATGAAGCAAGTAGGTGTTGTCAAGTGATTTTGCAAGTTTTCCTTCTATCTCCGAAGACACTAGCTTTATACCTCTTAGGTGACCGTAAAAGTGGTTTATCGTGGTTTGCAGGAATGCTAAGAGAATATCATGTATTGTTGAAACATTCCTAAAATACTTTGATTCAAAGATTCCCATCTCGTCCGGGAGTATAAAGATTATTCTTTCGTTAGTGAAGAAGATACCGACGGAGGAAACGTTGAACACCAGTTGCCCACCGTAGGAATAATTCTTAGGAATCTTCCACACTATAAAGATTCCACCATCTTCATAGACCTCTAAACGGGATATCTCCTCTATATCAAATGAAGAGTTTATGTCATGTTCACTTATTCCAAGTTTTTTAAGAAGTTCTATTTCATCGTCAGTAGGTTCAATGAAAACTATCACCGGAGAATCAGGAGAAGAAGATACTTTTGCTATACCGCTAAGAATAGAATAGTATTTTAACATTGCGATCTCCTTATAGAGTATTAGGAATTTTAAACCATCAATCAGCAACCTAACAATTTTCACTCCATAGGTTAATCTCTCAGAATCTCTTATTGTAGCGAATATTGAGTTTAGGTTCAAATTCTACTCTATTTTCCACGACAACCGATGAGTATTGAAACTCTAGAAGAAAGTTGTAAAAACTCCAACCTACTAGAAAACTATGAAGCATAACATTAGTGAACATGATTTCGTCACCAACAGCATCAAGACTAAGTC is a window of Brevinematia bacterium DNA encoding:
- a CDS encoding magnesium transporter CorA family protein, whose amino-acid sequence is MNLNSIFATIRDSERLTYGVKIVRLLIDGLKFLILYKEIAMLKYYSILSGIAKVSSSPDSPVIVFIEPTDDEIELLKKLGISEHDINSSFDIEEISRLEVYEDGGIFIVWKIPKNYSYGGQLVFNVSSVGIFFTNERIIFILPDEMGIFESKYFRNVSTIHDILLAFLQTTINHFYGHLRGIKLVSSEIEGKLAKSLDNTYLLHMFSLSESLVYYLNALNSNHGVLVKMKEYRDKINFQKQSFEKLKDLIIDNRQCYRQARILSMILSEMMDARASIVNNNMNILIKNLTLINVVMLPLNLIAGIGGMSEYTMMMKDIGISWPIAYLLFFIAMVMLGLGIAFGLSKYINKFMYRNLRR
- a CDS encoding ABC transporter permease; amino-acid sequence: MLWYIVRRLLLIIPTFIGITIVIFLVVHLAPGDPIRGMMGELSSKLSPEAYENFKRAYGLDKPIFERYLIWFKNFVTFDFGNSFQYGKRVSELIVERLPVTLTINLISNLIILIFGVTIGVLAGIYRGKLFDKLSSVVLFGLYSLFEPWIALILILVLSINLGLFPIGGFTSINFDEMNFLEKLFDLMHHIALPVIVLSYAGIAFVAKIVRTSTIETSNQEYVKFARTLGISENTIKVHYVLRNGLIPVITIFSTVLPSLIAGSIIIEKIFSLPGIGQLFYNAVFSRDYPIVMGLSAISAFLTLVSLLIADILYAIVDPRIRFSKVY